The Aspergillus fumigatus Af293 chromosome 3, whole genome shotgun sequence region GCTCACTTATGCTTCAGAGTGAATATATAGACGGAATGTACTTTTTGAATGTAGAAACTGCccatcttcccttctttACTCCGTCGTCGTGATTACATTGTGATAGTCGTTGCCTCAGGCATAAACACGTGACCTGACGCGAAGCTCTTGCGATGTCCGGATACAGACTCTCTCGTCACCACCTCTGTTGTGTCCATCATCATTTACCCACACCGCCATGGTGTCCTCAGAAAACTCTCTCAAGCATTCTTCGTCAACACCTTCAGAGCAGCAGGGGCCTGATAGGAAAAGATTAAAGCGTTCatatcaccaccatcaccgtctGCGAAATCCCGTTAtcccagctcttccagagccGGCGATCAATGATGACGCCCACGTTGCTCATTTGATGAATCGCTCTATCGGGCTATGTCTCAGAGAGTCTGGATTCGATCTCGCCGACCCAGCCGCGCTGGAGAGTTTTCGTTATGCTACAGAGGAGTGTATGTTTACCAGAAGGACTTCAATAGATATGCGCAGGGAAATGCGTCGGCTGTGTTCTTGACTAAGCTGCTTGCTAGACCTCTTAAAGCTCGCATCCTTTGTGCAGCAATCAATGCTCTCGAGCCGGCGCAACCATCCAATACCCCAAGATTTCGAACTCGCATTCAAAAGACACCATTTGCACGTGGACGATCTGCTTCCGCATTTAAAACCTCTGCCAAATATCGAGCCTGTTCCTACACTCCTACCTAGCCCTCCACCAGAAGAGGTTGCTTGGTTGGATTTACCGTTTCTCGGCTCTGAACTGAGCGGCGAAAGTGACCGTGTTCGAAGCGCTTATATCCCAAAGCATTTCCCTCAATTTCCCAGTAAACATACATACCGGCACACACCTGTGTTCACACAGCGGGAGCAAGACCCACGAAAAATCCGTGAGCGCGCGACTGAAGAGGGAAGACATGgcgaggaggcattgcgcAAACTGGCGCGGGCATCCTTCAAGGATAATCAACTCGGCTGGGCCGGTCGTGAAAAAAGATTGTGGGGTCGGAGGATGGAGAGCTTAGACAGTATGTTTGAAAAAACAGTCAAAGGCATCGCAAAGAAAATGCACAAAGATGTGACTGCACCGGGGACAGTTGCAGCAATGGATATTGATTCGGGGGTGGCTGTGGATCCGGAGCTCAAGGCGACTCGGCCGAAGCTTCCATTCAGCCTGGAGCTTCCGCCAGTCATCAATTGCGAAAGAGGTCTCTGGCGCCGAACGGCGGCACCCAGCAATCGGAAAGCGGAAGAGAAACCAGCCGGAACGAAGGATCCTACAAGTGTTTCGCGAGTGGAAAGCTGGATGAGCACATAGTCGTTCATTTCACATTGCGGCGGGCGGGCGTCAGGGCGTTGTGATTTTGTATTGAGCGAACTCAAGAAGATACCCAATGAGTAAAATGCAGAGAAATCACGCGATTCAGTTGATAGTGATGAAAATGATAGACCCCTGGTATCCGCTTGTTGTAGACTTCCGAACTCAACTCCGCCCAAATGCAAGTAGTTTCGTATCACGCCTTGGTGGCCTCTTCTGCTGCACGATTTCGTTtcgcctcttcttcggccagTCTGATGGGCTCCCATGCCGTCGTTTCGACCGTTAAGCCACCGGCACACCTGCGTAAAGGGAAAAGTCAACCAGTGATTCAGCAAGTGCTGCAGGAGGAACTTACCGTCTGAATAACCGGACAATGGGTTTACACGTCACAACGCCTGGCTTGGGGATGCCGTCCTGAGGCGGATTACACGAGTATTGTACCATTTCCAGTAACTTGCAATTCTCTAGGTCAACTGGCCCGCCTTTGCGACGTCGTTCCTGGAAATTTCGTGTGACGGTATTGACATGCTCGGGGAGAGATTCGGCGGAGAAGACAGGAACGAGAGGCGCCATTGAAGATCCCGTAGACCTTATTTCAATGGATAATAGTATTTGTGCTTCTATCTGGCGGTGCAAGGGGAAAAGTTGATGGAAGCGGAAACCTCGGTCTTTTGGCGATGCAATTAATGAGCCGGGACCGATGCGGAGGTCGAATGCCTGCCGGGACAACAAATTCCCAGGCAATGATCAGTATCACGCCTTCTGTGGTAACGGATAAAGCTCAATCACAAAATATGATGCCAAATTATCTATGACATCTATTCAGCTCTCCCGAGTAGAGAATGGCGGCCAGCTTCGGGGAGAAATTGCTGAGAGAAGTACACACGGAACGGCTGGATGAGGTATGTTCTAACATCATACTAAAGCATATCTCGACATTCCTGCTGCGTATCATGCGCGGACTTGACTTGAGGGTATCCATGCTGAGTTTTGCAGCTTCTACATGACCTGAGAAGTCTATTTCCGAGAAGTCCTGGGGAGAGCACCTCACAGTTGGGCGTCAAACCGTTGGATGCCCTCTTGGAGGTGTTCATGCCTTCCCTCTCTGCTGCTCAGGCTCAGATCCAACAGGTGGGACGAGATTTATATCAAGAGCAGCAGAATGAGCATGAGCTGCAGTACATTccagcagatgatgaggacgaccAGATTGCTTCAGCTGGAGACCGCAGGCTCCCTACGGCATCTCTCTCAAAGCAAATCAACCCAGTCATAGAAATATCCAGCGTATCTTCAGCAGCCGGCAAGACTCACTTGCTGTATTATCTCACCGTGATAGCCGTCCTACCATCAACAATTAACGGGATTCGAGTCGATGGTCTGGCTTCAGCCGTCGTCTTTATTGATGCAGATGGCCGTTTTGACGCTGAGCGACTTCGGACTGTTGCCCGTGACCTCATAGACAGAAAGTTCAAGGCGCATTTCGATACAGGGACCAGAGAGTCACCCGAAGGGCAAAAAGCCCAGCCGGTTTTTGCTGCTGAAGAGCTGGAATCCGTTATCGCTACCTCCCTTCAACACGTCCACGTGTTTCGTCCACAATCATCCGCTTCCCTACTCGCGACATTGGGAAATCTGCAAGCATATCTGCTCGACGGTTCGTGCCACTACTCTTCTCACAGGCCACTGCACGCTATCTTCATCGACAGTGCCACTGCCTTCTTCTGGCAAGATAAACTGCGCGACGATGTCACCCGCACAGAGAACATTGGGCGCCCTGTTGCCGAGGTCGAGCGCGAGCGAAACCAGAAGCGAGTATTCTCTCTATCGGATATCTATGCCGAACTGGTACAAAGCCTGAAAAACCTACAGCGATGTTTCGGATGTATAGTCGCCTACACTTGTAATACATTAAACAGCAGATCGGTGACCGGCTACCAAAGCCACAACCAGTCAACGCAACAACATTCTGGCCCTTTCGATCTTGAAAACCCTTCGAATGTGGCGACGGCTAGAAGTATGCCTTCTTTTCGTTGTCCGTTGCCTTCTCCATGGGGCGCTTTCGCGACGCTACGACTTGTGGTTCGGCGTGATGCGGTGCGTCCGTTTCCGCCGATGATTAGTGCTCGTGATGCGCAGCGAGATGCACTCATGCGACAGAATGTTGTTTTGGAAGGTAGATTCCTGGGTTGGGTCAATGAATGGGAACGCGAGGAATGGCCTCGGAGATTTGTGGACGGGTTGAAGGAGAGAAACGGGGGCGTGTTCTCGTTTCATGTCAGCAGGCGCGGTGTTGAATGTCCCTGATATCATGCGCCTGTTGTTTGACTGAAGTTATGTACACTAATGATGTATGTACATTATGTGCACGGACTATATGATGCTTGCTATGTCATACCGCGCTTCACCATCAGCTGAATAACTTCCCAATTGCCTCAACGGTAGTGTTGCCCCCGGAGAATACAATACCCATGTCCCATCCATCCGGACCAGCTTCCTTCTCAACAAGTCGCCTAAACTCCTCATTGAACAAGCACACCGCGAGCCCCACGACCGCACTAGGCTCAACAACTACCTTCATGCGCTCCAAGACCAGCCGCATCGTAGCCTTGATCTGGTCCTCAGTCACGGCGAACACACCAGCCACCTTGCTCCGGTCCGAGATGACTTCCCAGTTCAAGACCCCTACCGGGGTGCGCAGCCCATCAGCAATGGTAAGCGTCTTGACGGACTCCACACGCTGACCCGCTTCTAATCCCCGACGACAGTCGTCTGCGCCTTCGAAGCTCGGCTCCGCGCCAAAGACACGCGTAGGTTTCCCGGAGAAGAACGTCGCGACACCGGCGTTCAGCCCCCCGCCCCCAAGAGGCGTGATCACCGCATCGAGGTGTCTCGATCCGGAGTCAGCCTCGGCCCCGCCGGCATGAGCACTCAAATGCGGCTTGTCGGCAACAAGCGCTCGGTATtgctcttccatctccaAGGCGGTCGTGCCCTGGCCGCAAATAATATCGAAGTGATCATATGGCGGGATGAGGATCGCATCCGTCTTGGCCTGGATCTCCGCGACAACGGCTTCGCGCTCGGTGCTCGTCGAGCCGCTGAATATGACCTCTGCGCCGTGCGAGCGTGTCCCAGCTATCTTTGACGGGGTGCTGATGCTGGGCATAACGATGTACGCGGGAACGTGGAGGGTAGAGGCTGCGAGGGCGAGGGCTTGCGCATGGTTTCCTATTCTGTTGTCAGCATCATGAAACCCTCAACTTAAGCAGAGTTGGGTAAATTTGTGTACCTGAACTGTGCGTAATCACGCCACGTCtcttgacctcctcctcaCCCCACTCTGCGAGGAGTCGCAGCAAAGCGTGAAACGCACCGCGAGGCTTGAAGGCGCCGATGCGCTGGTAATTCTCGCatttgaagaagaatcgaAACTTAGGATTTGCAGGTGTCTGGCCTTCAAAGGGTGTTCCGACCAATGATTCGGCTGATTGAGGGGTCGAGGCGATGTTGTTCAACGTTTGACAGGTGAGGAGAGGGGTGCGGTGGACGTACGGCTGGATCAAGGCGTAGGCAGAGCGCACGGCATCCGGGGTCAATGATTGCGCTTCAAGGGAAGGTTCGGGCATATTGAATTTGGGGCTCTAGATGTATTGGTTCGATAACGAAAAAGGAAGGACGTGAATTCTCATGAGGCAGGAAAAAGATGGTGTATACGGAAGGCGGAGCTCTTCATCGGAGATGAGCCCGATTTGAGTCATCGGCTACggaaatggcgaatatgTGCCTCTACAGTCATTTCGATGCGGAAGTATGGAAATAATGAAATGTGGTATTCTCAGTTCCCAATTAATAACTCAAGGATCCCATGCCAGAAAAACAAATCAAGTCATAGTACAGTCGTAACTTTTCCCAAGCATTCCCATTGATGCAAAAACAAACTACTTCTGGTTCTCAGGGCGGAGGGAACTGCGCTATGGTTAGCTTATGGTCATCGACGAATTATATGAGCGAAGGAACTTACCGAACGGCCTTTCCAGCACGCCAGATCTCGAGATCACGGATGTcctgcatctccttctcgtaCTTCTCGCGGTAGTCCTTCTGAGAGTTGTATTCGAGCGAGCGCTTTGTCTCAGTGCCGTCACGCACACTGTCGTAGAGTTCATTGAAGATAGGCTTCAGGGTGTCCTTGAAGCGGCTGGACCAGTCGATGGCGCCACGACGGGCAGTGGTGGAGCAAGCGGCATACATCCAGTCCATGCCGTTGGCACCGATCAAAGGGTAGAGAGACTGAGTGGCCTCCTCAACGGTCTCGTTGAAGGCCTCAGAGGGGCTGTGGCCGCGCTCACGCAGGACCTCGTACTGAGCGAGGAACATACCGTGGATACCACCCATCAGGCAACCACGCTCACCATACAAATCGGAGTAGACCTCCTTCTCGAAGGTGGTCTCGTAGAGGTAACCGGAACCGACGGCAACACCCATGGCaatggccttctccttggccttgcccGTAACGTCCTGGTAGACGGCAATGGAAGAGTTGATACCACGGCCCTCACGGAAGAGGGTGCGGACGGTACGGCCGGAACCCTTGggggcgacgaggatgacatcaacatccttgGGGACGTCGACCTTGGTGAGCTCCTTGAAGACAGGAGAGAAACCGTGGGAGAAGTAGAGGGTCTTGCCCTTGGTGATCAGGGGCTTGAGAGTGGGCCAGGTCTCGCTCTGAGCAGCATCGGAAAGCAGGTTCATGACAATGGTACCCTTCTGCACAGCCTCGGTGAGGTCGAACAGGTTCTTGCCGGGAATCCAGCCATCCTGGATGGCCTCCTTCCATGAGGCACCATCCTTGCGGACACCAACAATAACATTGAGACCTTGGTCACGGAGGTTGAGACCCTGGCCGTGACCCTGGGAGCCGTAACCAATCAGAGCAAGAGTGTCATTCTTGAAGTATTCCTGGAGCTTCTCACGGGGCCAATCCGCACGCTCGTAGACGGTCTCCTTGGAATCAGCGAAGGCGATAGTCTTGACACCACGGACGGGGGCGGTCGAAGCGGCCACACGGGTAGCAGCCTTAGCGAGAGCAGGCCGGGGAAGGGCGGCCGAGATGACTGTGCGAGGGGCGGCAACACGGGCCAGACGGAGGGCACGGGGGAGTCCACGGGAAGCCATTGTGATGCGTAGGATgtgaggatggaggaaaagggagtctaggaaggaagaggagaggagatTGGTCAAGGATTTGATGCTTTGcaagaaaataataaaagaGGAAAGGGAAGTTTCCTTGAGGACGGACGTGGTGAGACTTATAAGCTCGTTGTCGAGGACGACAGTAGAGCTGTGGTAGGCACGTGATCGGAGTTGGTGCTGAGCTCCCCGGCCGATGTCGGATAGTACGCGGTATGATTGGCTGACAGGACCACCGCCATCGCTGTGCAGAATGAACTGTCTGCTCTTCTTGAGTCCCCATAGTGAAATCTGTGCTCCATCCACGGGGAGCATCCACCCAGAGTATGGAGAAAATCCCAAGGTTGAGTCACAGCATCATAAAAGTCGGGGCGGTTGAGATAATAGTAACCATTATTGTGATTCATATCAATCTGTTGATTATCACGTATTCGTCTGATCTAGAACGATTGCCTTTGCTCTTCGTAGACGAAGACTGTGTCCGAATTATGAGGAGTCACCTCTGTGCTTGATGATTGCTGGAGGTACAAAGCCTGTCATATCTCGTAGGTTAGCACTATGTTGGAGGTACCTGAACTGTAGAGAGGCATGGAGTACCTTGAGAAGGTACTTTGTGCAGAGTAGGTGCTTTGTTTCGAAAACGCCTGGTTGCCTGAGGcgtcattctcatcattctcGTATCCCCCACCAGCATCAACAACTACCTGGCTCCAAAGTCGACGGTCGGTGGCTGCCTCACTCCTCTCCATCTGCATTGAGGAGTCATAATCAACTGTCGTATCTTATCCTGTAGCAGGCGGCTCATGTCGTACCATTCAAACATACTCTAAAAACATCATTTACGCTCTTCTTACCATGTGCATACAATGAGCCTTCTCTCCGCATTCAGTGCTCTGCCCACCGTCCAGACACGAAAAGCCCTTTTGCTCCTCGATTTTCAAAATGATTTTGTTCGCCCATCTGGTGCACTGCATGTTCCGAATGCAGCTGAAATCTTGGAAAATATCGCGCAACTAGTCACTGCTTTTCGTCGCACCGGTGATGTTATCTGGGTCCGCTCCCACTATGAATCGCATCGACCCCTCATCGATTCAGACTTCCAGGACCGGATAGTGCTCGGTCGTGAGACGGAtgaacaaaggaaaagagcCGAGCGACCCAGCTCGAAAACACCAGTTGATGAGGAAGCATTTCTATCGAGCGAGTCGTCGCAATGTTGCCGGCCGCAGTCGAGCGGCTTTCAATTCCCCGCGCCCGTTTTGGCTGCTATCGATGCTGAGAATGACACATTGATGGACAAGTCGGATTACTCCGCTCTACAAGATGAAGGAATGATACTTTCTCTTCGCACCAGATTTATTACGGAGCTATATCTCTGCGGTTCGCTCTCTAATGTCTCAGTGTATGCTACCGCCCTCGACGCTGTTCGTCACGGCTTCTCTGTAACCCTCATCGAGGACTGCCTGGGGTTCCGCGATTTCGTACGTCATGAGGAAGCTATGCGCCGCATGGCCGATATATTTGGCGCCAGTGGGATCACAACTCAGGAGCTATTCGAAGAGCTTGATTGGCAAGAGACTGACGCTATTGCTCGTCAAAGTACACACAGACCCGTGCGAGCTGTTACACCCGCTGGAATCGAAGGCGTCATGGATGAACTCGATGTCAAAACAATCCGTGGGCCCACGGCCAATGAGGGAACACCGGAGTCGTTGGGCAGTCGGCGACGGAGACTTGATGCTCTCTTAGCAGAGCAGActgatggcgaggatgacgatCCGTTGGATCTGACAAGCTTGGCCCGCTCCCGCTCTCGCTACGGACCCTCCGGCTCACCAGGAAGCTCGTCTCAAGCTCATGGTGcgggagaaaagaaggcacGTGTACGTGTGCGTCGCACAAGACGACAAGATCATAAGGTAGACGCGTCTAATCGGACAGAAGAACGACGGAGTGGTAAGACGAAAAAGTCGCGCGATATACGCGGGCCGGGTGATAAGATTGGGGAGGGTGATTCCCGCATCATTTATGACTTGGACCTACCTGAGGACGCCTTTGCGAGTATCCGCAGCGAGGTCGCTTGGCAGAAGATGTACCATATGTCGGGGCAAGTTCCTCGTCTTGTCGCAGTCCAAGGACAAACAAGGGATGACGGGTCCATCCCTATATATCGCCATCCCGCGGATGAGTCTCCACCATTGCGCCCTTTCACACCGACTGTGAACCAGATCCGCATCATTGTAGAACGCATCCTTGGTCATCCGCTCAACCACGTTCTCATTCAGCTCTACCGCGACGGACAGGACAGCATATCCGAGCATTCAGATAAGACGCTTGATATTGTCCGAGGTTCATTTATTTGCAATGTGAGCCTTGGCGCTCAGCGAGTAATGACCCTCCGAAACAAAGTCAAAGCTGCAGACGAAGACCAGAGACCCACGCAGCGCATATCCATGCCACACGAGTCACTCTTCATCCTAGGAGAGAAGACGAACATGCGCTGGCTGCATGGCATACGTCCCGACAAGCGACAGGCGGCGGAGAAATCCACCGAAGAGCTGGCTTACGGAGGCGAACGTATATCGCTCACCTTCCGACACATCGGCACTTTCTTGAACGAGGCCGGTGATGCAATCTGGGGCCAAGGAGCTGTCTCCAAGGACCAGAGTCAGGCGAATACCGTAATTCATGGAGACCCTGCAGAGACAGAGCGGCTGGTTCGCGCGTTCGGCCAGGAGAATCAGGCCACTGAGTTTGATTGGGATGCTGTGTATGGCGGAGGGTTCGATGTCGTCAACTTTGTCACCACATCGACCGCTAAATTAGTTGAGGACTCCGACCCTGTGACCAATCTCCGAGTTCGACTCGCGCTCAGTGAGAATGGTATCCGATATGAAGTTTCGGCTTCTTCCGAGGACGAAAACAGCACAGAGGGAAAGGCGCGGCCGGTTTTAATTACAGCTGACGGCACAGAAGTTGCTGGGGAGCTGGATATTATGAATTTTCTTGCAAAGCATGCGCCAGAGCTAACACGAGCGGGCGTGGAAGTGCTGCGTGGtggcagccagcttctcaaaatcAATGAGCTTTTGCAGGACTGGCGTACCTCCCACAGCAATGGTGAAAAGATTAACCCAGAATCCCTAGATCTATGGGAGAAGGCTCTGGACGGGCAGTACTATCTTGGGGGAGCAGCCCTTGGACTTGATGACTGCTTCCTCTGGCCAGTTCTCCGAGATATTGTACAGACA contains the following coding sequences:
- a CDS encoding Ketol-acid reductoisomerase, with the translated sequence MLPVDGAQISLWGLKKSRQFILHSDGGGPVSQSYRVLSDIGRGAQHQLRSRAYHSSTVVLDNELISLTTSVLKETSLSSFIIFLQSIKSLTNLLSSSFLDSLFLHPHILRITMASRGLPRALRLARVAAPRTVISAALPRPALAKAATRVAASTAPVRGVKTIAFADSKETVYERADWPREKLQEYFKNDTLALIGYGSQGHGQGLNLRDQGLNVIVGVRKDGASWKEAIQDGWIPGKNLFDLTEAVQKGTIVMNLLSDAAQSETWPTLKPLITKGKTLYFSHGFSPVFKELTKVDVPKDVDVILVAPKGSGRTVRTLFREGRGINSSIAVYQDVTGKAKEKAIAMGVAVGSGYLYETTFEKEVYSDLYGERGCLMGGIHGMFLAQYEVLRERGHSPSEAFNETVEEATQSLYPLIGANGMDWMYAACSTTARRGAIDWSSRFKDTLKPIFNELYDSVRDGTETKRSLEYNSQKDYREKYEKEMQDIRDLEIWRAGKAVRSLRPENQK
- a CDS encoding threonine/serine dehydratase; the encoded protein is MPEPSLEAQSLTPDAVRSAYALIQPYVHRTPLLTCQTLNNIASTPQSAESLVGTPFEGQTPANPKFRFFFKCENYQRIGAFKPRGAFHALLRLLAEWGEEEVKRRGVITHSSGNHAQALALAASTLHVPAYIVMPSISTPSKIAGTRSHGAEVIFSGSTSTEREAVVAEIQAKTDAILIPPYDHFDIICGQGTTALEMEEQYRALVADKPHLSAHAGGAEADSGSRHLDAVITPLGGGGLNAGVATFFSGKPTRVFGAEPSFEGADDCRRGLEAGQRVESVKTLTIADGLRTPVGVLNWEVISDRSKVAGVFAVTEDQIKATMRLVLERMKVVVEPSAVVGLAVCLFNEEFRRLVEKEAGPDGWDMGIVFSGGNTTVEAIGKLFS
- a CDS encoding TBP-associated factor 8 family protein, giving the protein MVSSENSLKHSSSTPSEQQGPDRKRLKRSYHHHHRLRNPVIPALPEPAINDDAHVAHLMNRSIGLCLRESGFDLADPAALESFRYATEEYLLKLASFVQQSMLSSRRNHPIPQDFELAFKRHHLHVDDLLPHLKPLPNIEPVPTLLPSPPPEEVAWLDLPFLGSELSGESDRVRSAYIPKHFPQFPSKHTYRHTPVFTQREQDPRKIRERATEEGRHGEEALRKLARASFKDNQLGWAGREKRLWGRRMESLDSMFEKTVKGIAKKMHKDVTAPGTVAAMDIDSGVAVDPELKATRPKLPFSLELPPVINCERGLWRRTAAPSNRKAEEKPAGTKDPTSVSRVESWMST
- a CDS encoding putative Rad51 family DNA repair protein, which gives rise to MAASFGEKLLREVHTERLDELLHDLRSLFPRSPGESTSQLGVKPLDALLEVFMPSLSAAQAQIQQVGRDLYQEQQNEHELQYIPADDEDDQIASAGDRRLPTASLSKQINPVIEISSVSSAAGKTHLLYYLTVIAVLPSTINGIRVDGLASAVVFIDADGRFDAERLRTVARDLIDRKFKAHFDTGTRESPEGQKAQPVFAAEELESVIATSLQHVHVFRPQSSASLLATLGNLQAYLLDGSCHYSSHRPLHAIFIDSATAFFWQDKLRDDVTRTENIGRPVAEVERERNQKRVFSLSDIYAELVQSLKNLQRCFGCIVAYTCNTLNSRSVTGYQSHNQSTQQHSGPFDLENPSNVATARSMPSFRCPLPSPWGAFATLRLVVRRDAVRPFPPMISARDAQRDALMRQNVVLEGRFLGWVNEWEREEWPRRFVDGLKERNGGVFSFHVSRRGVECP
- a CDS encoding isochorismatase family protein family, with translation MSLLSAFSALPTVQTRKALLLLDFQNDFVRPSGALHVPNAAEILENIAQLVTAFRRTGDVIWVRSHYESHRPLIDSDFQDRIVLGRETDEQRKRAERPSSKTPVDEEAFLSSESSQCCRPQSSGFQFPAPVLAAIDAENDTLMDKSDYSALQDEGMILSLRTRFITELYLCGSLSNVSVYATALDAVRHGFSVTLIEDCLGFRDFVRHEEAMRRMADIFGASGITTQELFEELDWQETDAIARQSTHRPVRAVTPAGIEGVMDELDVKTIRGPTANEGTPESLGSRRRRLDALLAEQTDGEDDDPLDLTSLARSRSRYGPSGSPGSSSQAHGAGEKKARVRVRRTRRQDHKVDASNRTEERRSGKTKKSRDIRGPGDKIGEGDSRIIYDLDLPEDAFASIRSEVAWQKMYHMSGQVPRLVAVQGQTRDDGSIPIYRHPADESPPLRPFTPTVNQIRIIVERILGHPLNHVLIQLYRDGQDSISEHSDKTLDIVRGSFICNVSLGAQRVMTLRNKVKAADEDQRPTQRISMPHESLFILGEKTNMRWLHGIRPDKRQAAEKSTEELAYGGERISLTFRHIGTFLNEAGDAIWGQGAVSKDQSQANTVIHGDPAETERLVRAFGQENQATEFDWDAVYGGGFDVVNFVTTSTAKLVEDSDPVTNLRVRLALSENGIRYEVSASSEDENSTEGKARPVLITADGTEVAGELDIMNFLAKHAPELTRAGVEVLRGGSQLLKINELLQDWRTSHSNGEKINPESLDLWEKALDGQYYLGGAALGLDDCFLWPVLRDIVQTCGPFSIDEYPNLAQYYRRVEKRGIVKATLEELK